The Budorcas taxicolor isolate Tak-1 chromosome 5, Takin1.1, whole genome shotgun sequence genome includes a window with the following:
- the TARBP2 gene encoding RISC-loading complex subunit TARBP2 isoform X2: protein MLAANPGKTPISLLQEYGTRIGKTPVYDLLKAEGQAHQPNFTFRVTVGDTSCTGQGPSKKAAKHKAAEVALKHLKGGSMLEPALEDSSSFSPLDSSLPEDVPVFTAAAAATPVPSAVPTRSSPMEAQPPVSPQQSECNPVGALQELVVQKGWRLPEYTVTQESGPAHRKEFTMTCRVERFIEIGSGTSKKLAKRNAAAKMLLRVHTVPLDARDGNEAEPEDDHFSIGVGSRLDGLRNRGPGCTWDSLRNSVGERILSLRSCSLGSLGALGPACCSVLSELSEEQAFHVSYLDIEELSLSGLCQCLVELSTQPATVCHGSAATREAARGEAARRALQYLKIMAGSK from the exons ATGCTGGCAGCCAACCCGGGCAAGACCCCGATCAGCCTTCTGCAGGAGTATGGGACCAGAATAGGGAAGACGCCCGTGTACGACCTTCTCAAAGCCGAGGGCCAAGCCCACCAGCCTAATTTCACCTTCCGGGTCACCGTTGGCGACACCAGCTGCACTG GTCAGGGGCCCAGCAAGAAAGCAGCCAAGCACAAGGCAGCTGAGGTGGCCCTCAAACACCTCAAAGGGGGGAGCATGCTGGAGCCAGCCCTGGAGGACAGCAG TTCTTTTTCTCCCCTAGACTCTTCACTGCCTGAGGACGTGCCGGTTTTTACAGCTGCAGCGGCTGCTACTCCCGTTCCATCTGCTGTCCCAACCAG GAGCTCCCCCATGGAGGCGCAGCCCCCGGTCTCTCCTCAGCAGTCTGAGTGCAACCCGGTCGGCGCCCTGCAG GAGCTGGTGGTGCAGAAAGGCTGGCGGTTGCCTGAGTACACGGTGACCCAGGAGTCTGGGCCAGCCCACCGCAAAGAGTTTACTATGACCTGCCGAGTGGAGCGTTTCATTGAGATTG GCAGTGGCACGTCCAAAAAGCTGGCAAAGCGTAACGCAGCGGCCAAAATGCTTCTTCGAGTGCACACAGTGCCTCTGGATGCCCGGGACGGGAACGAGGCAGAGCCCGAAGACGATCACTTTTCCATT GGTGTGGGCTCCCGCCTAGATGGACTTCGGAACCGGGGCCCAGGCTGCACCTGGGATTCTCTGCGGAATTCGGTGGGAGAGAGGATCCTGTCCCTCCGCAGCTGCTCCTTGGGCTCCTTGGGCGCTCTGGGCCCTGCCTGCTGCAGTGTCCTCAGTGAGCTCTCTGAGGAGCAGGCCTTCCATGTCAGCTACCTGGATATTG AGGAGTTGAGCCTGAGTGGGCTCTGCCAGTGCCTGGTGGAGCTGTCCACACAGCCGGCCACCGTGTGCCATGGCTCtgcagccaccagggaggcagcCCGTGGCGAGGCTGCGCGCCGTGCCCTGCAGTACCTCAAGATCATGGCGGGCAGCAAGTGA
- the MAP3K12 gene encoding mitogen-activated protein kinase kinase kinase 12: MACLHETRTPSPSFGGFVSTLSEASMRKLDPDTSDCTPEKDLTPTHVLQLHEQDAGGPGGATGSPESRASRVRADEVRLQCQSGSGFLEGLFGCLRPVWTMIGKAYSTEHKQQQEDLWEVPFEEILDLQWVGSGAQGAVFLGRFHGEEVAVKKVRDLKETDIKHLRKLKHPNIITFKGVCTQAPCYCILMEFCAQGQLYEVLRAGRPVTPSLLVDWSMGIAGGMNYLHLHKIIHRDLKSPNMLITYDDVVKISDFGTSKELSDKSTKMSFAGTVAWMAPEVIRNEPVSEKVDIWSFGVVLWELLTGEIPYKDVDSSAIIWGVGSNSLHLPVPSSCPDGFKILLRQCWNSKPRNRPSFRQILLHLDIASADVLSTPQETYFKSQAEWREEVKLHFEKIKSEGTCLHRLEEELVMRRREELRHALDIREHYERKLERANNLYMELNALMLQLELKERELLRREQALERRCPGLLKSHPSRGLLHGNTMEKLIKKRNVPQKLSPHSKRPDILKTESLLPKLDAALSGVGLPGCAKGPPSPGRSRRGKTRHRKASAKGSCGDLPGLRAAVPPHEPGGPGSPVGLGGGPSAWEACPPALRGLHHDLLLRKMSSSSPDLLSAALGARGRGATGGAGDPGSPPPARGDTPPSEGSAPGSTSPDSPGGAKGEPPPPVGPGDGVGLLGTGREGTAGRGSRAGSQHLTPAALLYRAAVTRSSQKRGISSEEEEGEVDSEVELTSSQRWPQGLKMRQSLSTFSSENPSDGEEGTASEPSPSGTPEVGSTNTDERPDERSDDMCSQGSEIPLDPPASEVVTGPEPSSLPVPHHDLLRGEQGPPKAEDSDCDSTDLDPSSGEALRPPASLPP, from the exons ATGGCCTGCCTCCATGAGACCCGCACACCCTCCCCTTCCTTTGGGGGATTCGTGTCCACCCTAAGCGAGGCATCCATGCGCAAGCTGGACCCAGACACTTCCGACTGCACCCCCGAGAAGGACCTGACGCCTACCCA TGTCCTGCAACTCCACGAGCaggatgcagggggcccagggggaGCCACTGGGTCCCCTGAGAGTCGGGCGTCCAGGGTCCGAGCGGATGAGGTACGGCTTCAGTGCCAGAGCGGCAGCGGCTTCCTGGAGGGCCTCTTCGGCTGCCTGCGCCCTGTCTGGACCATGATCGGCAAAGCCTACTCCACGGAGCACAAGCAGCAACAGGAAG ACCTTTGGGAGGTCCCCTTTGAGGAAATCCTGGACCTGCAGTGGGTGGGCTCAGGGGCCCAGGGCGCCGTCTTCCTGGGGCGCTTCCATGGGGAGGAGGTGGCTGTGAAGAAGGTGCGGGACCTGAAGGAAACTGACATCAAGCACCTACGAAAGCTGAAGCACCCAAACATCATCACCTTCAA GGGTGTGTGCACCCAGGCTCCCTGCTACTGCATTCTCATGGAGTTCTGCGCCCAGGGCCAGCTGTACGAGGTGCTGCGGGCGGGCCGCCCCGTCACGCCCTCCCTGCTGGTCGACTGGTCCATGGGCATCGCCGGTGGCATGAACTACCTGCACCTGCACAAGATCATCCATCGGGACCTCAAGTCCCCCAA CATGCTAATCACCTACGACGATGTGGTGAAGATCTCCGATTTTGGCACTTCCAAGGAGCTGAGTGACAAGAGCACCAAGATGTCCTTTGCAGGGACAGTAGCCTGGATGGCCCCTGAAGTGATCCGCAACGAACCTGTGTCTGAGAAGGTTGACATCTG GTCCTTTGGCGTAGTGCTGTGGGAGCTGCTGACTGGTGAGATCCCCTACAAAGATGTAGATTCCTCAGCCATCATCTGGGGTGTGGGAAGCAACAGTCTCCATCTACCTGTGCCCTCCAGCTGCCCAGACGGCTTCAAAATCCTGCTTCGCCAGTGCTG GAACAGCAAACCACGAAACCGCCCATCATTCCGACAGATCCTGCTGCATCTGGACATTGCCTCAGCTGACGTACTCTCCACACCCCAGGAGACTTACTTTAAGTCCCAG GCAGAGTGGCGTGAAGAGGTAAAGctacattttgaaaaaattaagtcAGAAGGGACCTGTCTGCACCGCCTAGAAGAGGAGCTGGTGATGCGGAGGAGGGAGGAGCTCAG ACATGCCCTGGACATCAGGGAACACTATGAGCGGAAGCTGGAGAGAGCCAACAACCTGTACATGGAACTTAATGCCCTTATGTTGCAGCTGGAGCTGAAGGAACGGGAGCTACTCAG GAGGGAGCAAGCTTTAGAGCGGCGGTGTCCAGGTCTGCTGAAGTCACACCCTTCCCGGGGCCTGCTGCACGGGAACACAATGGAGAAGCTAATCAAGAAGAGGAATGTCCCACAGAAACTGTCGCCCCACAGCAAAAG GCCAGATATCCTCAAGACTGAGTCTTTGCTACCCAAGCTAGATGCAGCCCTGAGTGgggtggggcttcctgggtgtgcTAAGGGCCCCCCCTCACCAGGACGGAGTCGCCGTGGCAAGACTCGTCACCGCAAGGCCAGCGCCAAGGGCAGCTGTGGGGACCTGCCTGGGCTTCGTGCAGCTGTGCCGCCCCATGAACCTGGGGGACCAGGAAGCCCTGTGGGGCTAGGAGGGGGACCCTccgcctgggaagcctgcccTCCCGCCCTCCGTGGGCTCCACCATGATCTCCTGCTCCGAAAGATGTCTTCATCATCGCCAGATCTGCTGTCAGCAGCATTGGGAGCCCGGGGCCGGGGGGCCACAGGGGGAGCTGGGGATCCTggctccccacctccagcccGGGGAGACACGCCCCCAAGCGAGGGATCAGCACCTGGCTCCACCAGCCCGGATTCACCAGGGGGAGCCAAAGGGGAGCCGCCCCCACCAGTAGGACCTGGTGATGGTGTAGGGCTGCTGGGAACTGGAAGGGAAGGGACGGCGGGACGGGGAAGCCGGGCTGGGTCCCAGCACTTGACCCCAGCCGCACTGCTGTACAGGGCTGCCGTCACCCGAAGCAGCCAG AAACGTGGCATCTCatcagaggaagaggaaggagaggtggaCAGCGAAGTGGAACTGACCTCAAGCCAGAG GTGGCCTCAGGGCCTGAAAATGCGCCAGTCACTATCTACCTTCAGCTCAGAGAATCCATCGGATGGGGAGGAAGGCACAGCTAGTGAGCCTTCCCCCAGTGGCACGCCTGAAGTTGGCAGTACCAACACAGATGAGCGGCCAGATGAACGGTCTGATGACATGTGCTCACAGGGCTCAGAAATCCCACTGGACCCACCAGCTTCTGAGGTGGTTACTGGCCCAGAACCCAGCTCCTTGCCCGTCCCACACCACGACCTACTCAGAGGGGAGCAG GGCCCTCCCAAGGCTGAGGACTCAGACTGTGACAGCACTGACCTGGACCCCAGCAGTGGTGAAGCCTTGCggcccccagcctccctccctccatga
- the NPFF gene encoding pro-FMRFamide-related neuropeptide FF has protein sequence MDARQAASLLLVLLLVTDRSHAEGPGGWDGGDQIFTGEDSGAHPPQDAQTPRSLLRSLLQAMQRPGRSPAFLFQPQRFGRNTRGSWSNKRRSPRAGEGLSSPFWSLAAPQRFGKK, from the exons ATGGACGCCAGGCAGGCAGCAtcactgctgctggtgctgctgttAGTAACAGACAGGAGCCATGCTGAAGGACCGGGGGGCTGGGATGGAGGAGACCAGATCTTCACG GGGGAAGACAGTGGTGCCCACCCACCACAGGATGCTCAGACCCCCAGGTCGCTCCTGCGCTCCCTGCTCCAGGCCATGCAGAGACCTGGCCGGAGTCCAGCCTTCCTGTTTCAGCCCCAGAG GTTTGGCAGAAACACCCGGGGCTCCTGGAGCAACAAAAGACGGAGTCCCCGAGCTGGAGAGGGGCTGAGTTCCCCCTTTTGGAGCCTGGCTGCCCCTCAGCGCTTCGGGAAGAAGTGA
- the TARBP2 gene encoding RISC-loading complex subunit TARBP2 isoform X1 → MSEEERGSGTTTGCGLPSIEQMLAANPGKTPISLLQEYGTRIGKTPVYDLLKAEGQAHQPNFTFRVTVGDTSCTGQGPSKKAAKHKAAEVALKHLKGGSMLEPALEDSSSFSPLDSSLPEDVPVFTAAAAATPVPSAVPTRSSPMEAQPPVSPQQSECNPVGALQELVVQKGWRLPEYTVTQESGPAHRKEFTMTCRVERFIEIGSGTSKKLAKRNAAAKMLLRVHTVPLDARDGNEAEPEDDHFSIGVGSRLDGLRNRGPGCTWDSLRNSVGERILSLRSCSLGSLGALGPACCSVLSELSEEQAFHVSYLDIEELSLSGLCQCLVELSTQPATVCHGSAATREAARGEAARRALQYLKIMAGSK, encoded by the exons ATGAGTGAAGAGGAGCGAGGCTCCGGCACTACCACGGGCTGCGGGCTGCCCAG TATAGAGCAAATGCTGGCAGCCAACCCGGGCAAGACCCCGATCAGCCTTCTGCAGGAGTATGGGACCAGAATAGGGAAGACGCCCGTGTACGACCTTCTCAAAGCCGAGGGCCAAGCCCACCAGCCTAATTTCACCTTCCGGGTCACCGTTGGCGACACCAGCTGCACTG GTCAGGGGCCCAGCAAGAAAGCAGCCAAGCACAAGGCAGCTGAGGTGGCCCTCAAACACCTCAAAGGGGGGAGCATGCTGGAGCCAGCCCTGGAGGACAGCAG TTCTTTTTCTCCCCTAGACTCTTCACTGCCTGAGGACGTGCCGGTTTTTACAGCTGCAGCGGCTGCTACTCCCGTTCCATCTGCTGTCCCAACCAG GAGCTCCCCCATGGAGGCGCAGCCCCCGGTCTCTCCTCAGCAGTCTGAGTGCAACCCGGTCGGCGCCCTGCAG GAGCTGGTGGTGCAGAAAGGCTGGCGGTTGCCTGAGTACACGGTGACCCAGGAGTCTGGGCCAGCCCACCGCAAAGAGTTTACTATGACCTGCCGAGTGGAGCGTTTCATTGAGATTG GCAGTGGCACGTCCAAAAAGCTGGCAAAGCGTAACGCAGCGGCCAAAATGCTTCTTCGAGTGCACACAGTGCCTCTGGATGCCCGGGACGGGAACGAGGCAGAGCCCGAAGACGATCACTTTTCCATT GGTGTGGGCTCCCGCCTAGATGGACTTCGGAACCGGGGCCCAGGCTGCACCTGGGATTCTCTGCGGAATTCGGTGGGAGAGAGGATCCTGTCCCTCCGCAGCTGCTCCTTGGGCTCCTTGGGCGCTCTGGGCCCTGCCTGCTGCAGTGTCCTCAGTGAGCTCTCTGAGGAGCAGGCCTTCCATGTCAGCTACCTGGATATTG AGGAGTTGAGCCTGAGTGGGCTCTGCCAGTGCCTGGTGGAGCTGTCCACACAGCCGGCCACCGTGTGCCATGGCTCtgcagccaccagggaggcagcCCGTGGCGAGGCTGCGCGCCGTGCCCTGCAGTACCTCAAGATCATGGCGGGCAGCAAGTGA
- the TARBP2 gene encoding RISC-loading complex subunit TARBP2 isoform X3, with product MSEEERGSGTTTGCGLPSIEQMLAANPGKTPISLLQEYGTRIGKTPVYDLLKAEGQAHQPNFTFRVTVGDTSCTDSSLPEDVPVFTAAAAATPVPSAVPTRSSPMEAQPPVSPQQSECNPVGALQELVVQKGWRLPEYTVTQESGPAHRKEFTMTCRVERFIEIGSGTSKKLAKRNAAAKMLLRVHTVPLDARDGNEAEPEDDHFSIGVGSRLDGLRNRGPGCTWDSLRNSVGERILSLRSCSLGSLGALGPACCSVLSELSEEQAFHVSYLDIEELSLSGLCQCLVELSTQPATVCHGSAATREAARGEAARRALQYLKIMAGSK from the exons ATGAGTGAAGAGGAGCGAGGCTCCGGCACTACCACGGGCTGCGGGCTGCCCAG TATAGAGCAAATGCTGGCAGCCAACCCGGGCAAGACCCCGATCAGCCTTCTGCAGGAGTATGGGACCAGAATAGGGAAGACGCCCGTGTACGACCTTCTCAAAGCCGAGGGCCAAGCCCACCAGCCTAATTTCACCTTCCGGGTCACCGTTGGCGACACCAGCTGCACTG ACTCTTCACTGCCTGAGGACGTGCCGGTTTTTACAGCTGCAGCGGCTGCTACTCCCGTTCCATCTGCTGTCCCAACCAG GAGCTCCCCCATGGAGGCGCAGCCCCCGGTCTCTCCTCAGCAGTCTGAGTGCAACCCGGTCGGCGCCCTGCAG GAGCTGGTGGTGCAGAAAGGCTGGCGGTTGCCTGAGTACACGGTGACCCAGGAGTCTGGGCCAGCCCACCGCAAAGAGTTTACTATGACCTGCCGAGTGGAGCGTTTCATTGAGATTG GCAGTGGCACGTCCAAAAAGCTGGCAAAGCGTAACGCAGCGGCCAAAATGCTTCTTCGAGTGCACACAGTGCCTCTGGATGCCCGGGACGGGAACGAGGCAGAGCCCGAAGACGATCACTTTTCCATT GGTGTGGGCTCCCGCCTAGATGGACTTCGGAACCGGGGCCCAGGCTGCACCTGGGATTCTCTGCGGAATTCGGTGGGAGAGAGGATCCTGTCCCTCCGCAGCTGCTCCTTGGGCTCCTTGGGCGCTCTGGGCCCTGCCTGCTGCAGTGTCCTCAGTGAGCTCTCTGAGGAGCAGGCCTTCCATGTCAGCTACCTGGATATTG AGGAGTTGAGCCTGAGTGGGCTCTGCCAGTGCCTGGTGGAGCTGTCCACACAGCCGGCCACCGTGTGCCATGGCTCtgcagccaccagggaggcagcCCGTGGCGAGGCTGCGCGCCGTGCCCTGCAGTACCTCAAGATCATGGCGGGCAGCAAGTGA